From a single Callithrix jacchus isolate 240 chromosome 5, calJac240_pri, whole genome shotgun sequence genomic region:
- the TIMM22 gene encoding mitochondrial import inner membrane translocase subunit Tim22, which produces MAAAVPNTGGSAPEAAGSPEAPLQYSLLLQYLVGDKRQPRLLEPGSLGGIPSPAKSEEQKMMEKVMESCAFKAALACVGGFVLGGAFGVFTAGIDTNVGFDPKDPYRTPTAKEVLKDMGQRGMSYAKNFAIVGAMFSCTECLVESYRGKSDWKNSVFSGCITGGAIGFRAGLKAGAIGCGGFAVFSAAIDYYLR; this is translated from the exons ATGGCGGCCGCCGTCCCTAATACCGGGGGCTCGGCGCCGGAGGCAGCGGGTTCCCCCGAAGCCCCGCTGCAGTACAGCCTTCTCCTGCAGTACCTGGTGGGTGACAAGCGCCAGCCGCGGCTCCTGGAGCCTGGGAGCCTGGGCGGGATCCCAAGTCCAGCCAAGAGCGAGGAGCAGAAGATGATGGAGAAGGTGATGGAAAGCTGCGCTTTCAAGGCTGCGCTGGCCTGCGTGGGAG GATTTGTCTTAGGAGGTGCATTTGGGGTGTTTACCGCTGGCATTGATACCAACGTGGGCTTTGACCCTAAGGATCCTTACCGCACACCGACTGCAAAAGAAGTTCTGAAGGACATGGGGCAGAGAGGAATGTCCTATGCCAAGAATTTTGCCATCGTGGGAGCCATGTTTTCCTGTACTGAGTGTTTGGTCGAATCT TACCGGGGAAAGTCAGATTGGAAGAACAGCGTCTTCAGTGGCTGCATCACCGGAGGAGCCATTGGTTTCAGAG CTGGCTTAAAAGCTGGGGCCATCGGTTGTGGAGGTTTCGCTGTGTTCTCTGCTGCCATCGATTATTACCTACGGTGA